The proteins below come from a single uncultured delta proteobacterium genomic window:
- a CDS encoding Threonine dehydratase, with product MSVAENRKGTVTMAFIDTIEDARAALEGVIERTAMIPAHGLCQAKQVLLKAENLQKTGSFKIRGAYYRISRLSDEEKARGVIACSAGNHAQGVALSAKREGIKCVICMPEGAPISKVEKTRAHGAEVVLCPGVYDDAYTRALELQKEHGYTFIHPFDNLDVIAGQGTIGLEIVEQAPDTDIVFVPVGGGGIIGGIACAIKNRNPRCKVYGVEPVGAASMRESIEAGRILTLPSLATMADGIAVKRPGEETFALCQQYVDGFVCVSESEIASAMLTLMEDYKVVAEGAGAVSVAAAMYGKVDVRGKNVCCVVSGGNVDVNVVALIINKGLKKTGRVMEFETVLDDKPRQLKKLLGILADEGANILAVQHERESGDMDVGKCVVGLKLETRGREHIDQITHALQSQGYKVYCQNKKYE from the coding sequence TTGAGTGTCGCCGAAAATCGTAAAGGGACAGTCACGATGGCATTTATCGACACAATAGAAGACGCGCGGGCGGCCCTGGAAGGGGTCATCGAACGCACGGCCATGATACCCGCCCACGGCTTGTGCCAGGCGAAACAGGTCCTGCTGAAAGCCGAAAACCTGCAAAAGACCGGCTCGTTCAAAATACGCGGCGCGTATTACCGCATCAGCCGCCTGAGCGACGAGGAAAAAGCCCGCGGCGTCATAGCCTGTTCGGCGGGCAACCATGCGCAGGGCGTGGCGCTCTCCGCAAAGCGCGAAGGCATCAAATGCGTTATCTGCATGCCCGAGGGCGCTCCCATCTCCAAGGTGGAAAAAACGCGCGCTCACGGCGCGGAGGTCGTGCTCTGCCCCGGCGTGTACGACGACGCGTACACCCGAGCCCTGGAACTGCAGAAAGAGCACGGCTATACCTTCATCCACCCCTTTGACAATCTCGACGTCATCGCGGGCCAGGGCACGATCGGCCTGGAGATCGTCGAACAGGCTCCGGACACGGATATCGTGTTCGTGCCGGTCGGCGGGGGCGGGATAATCGGGGGGATCGCCTGCGCGATCAAAAACCGCAACCCGCGCTGCAAGGTTTACGGCGTGGAGCCTGTCGGCGCCGCATCCATGAGGGAATCCATCGAGGCGGGCAGGATACTGACCCTGCCGAGCCTCGCGACCATGGCGGACGGCATTGCCGTGAAACGGCCCGGCGAGGAAACCTTTGCCCTGTGCCAGCAGTATGTCGACGGGTTCGTCTGCGTGAGCGAGAGCGAGATCGCTTCCGCCATGCTGACGCTGATGGAAGATTACAAGGTTGTCGCGGAAGGGGCCGGCGCGGTCTCCGTCGCGGCCGCCATGTACGGAAAGGTTGATGTGCGGGGGAAAAACGTCTGCTGCGTCGTCTCCGGCGGGAACGTGGACGTTAACGTCGTCGCCCTGATCATCAACAAGGGTTTGAAGAAAACCGGCAGAGTAATGGAGTTTGAAACCGTTCTGGACGACAAACCCAGGCAGCTCAAAAAGCTGCTCGGGATCCTGGCCGACGAGGGCGCGAACATCCTTGCGGTCCAGCACGAACGGGAAAGCGGCGATATGGACGTCGGCAAATGCGTGGTGGGTCTCAAGCTGGAAACCCGCGGCCGTGAGCATATCGACCAGATCACGCACGCGTTGCAGTCGCAGGGTTACAAAGTCTACTGCCAAAACAAAAAATACGAATAA
- a CDS encoding conserved membrane hypothetical protein (Evidence 4 : Homologs of previously reported genes of unknown function), with amino-acid sequence MENIMKNIGLVPRLIIAIIAGIIIGYFLPEAIVRLVVTFASIFSNFLKFIIPLMIIGFIIAGIADLGRGAGKLLAITTGIAYASTIIAGTLAFMMASTFFPLFITAGSVTGLDAEAGMLAPFFTIAMPPMLDVTQALVFAFTFGMCISALMRGGSGTGAALYNFFGDFSSAINLVLGKVIIPLLPIYICGTFANLTYSGQVFTILSIFWKVLVLVIALHLLYLTAFFFLAGAIGRKNPFQLIRNQVTGYLTAIGTQSSAATIPVNLTCAEKNGISKGIRDFVVPLCATIHLCGSIITITSCVVAALMMSGTTFSFTTFFPFLLTLGIAMVAAPGAPGGAIMAALPFLAMVGIPPEGAVASLLIALYITQDSFGTAANVSGDNAIAVIIDALHQKFATAEGAAPQTACSGAAAPSQGD; translated from the coding sequence ATGGAGAATATAATGAAAAACATTGGTTTGGTCCCCCGCCTTATCATCGCCATCATCGCCGGCATCATCATCGGGTACTTTCTGCCCGAAGCAATCGTGCGGCTTGTCGTCACCTTTGCGAGCATTTTCTCCAACTTCCTGAAGTTCATCATTCCCCTGATGATCATCGGCTTCATCATCGCCGGGATCGCGGACCTGGGCCGGGGCGCGGGAAAACTGCTCGCCATCACCACCGGCATAGCCTACGCCTCCACCATCATCGCCGGGACCCTCGCCTTCATGATGGCGAGCACGTTCTTCCCGCTCTTCATCACCGCCGGCTCCGTGACGGGCCTGGACGCCGAAGCCGGCATGCTCGCGCCCTTCTTCACCATAGCCATGCCGCCGATGCTTGACGTAACCCAGGCCCTGGTGTTCGCCTTCACCTTCGGCATGTGCATTTCCGCCCTGATGCGGGGCGGCTCGGGAACCGGCGCCGCGCTGTACAACTTTTTCGGCGACTTCTCTTCCGCCATCAACCTGGTGCTCGGTAAGGTCATCATCCCCCTGCTGCCGATATACATTTGCGGCACCTTCGCCAACCTGACCTATTCCGGGCAGGTCTTCACCATTCTCTCCATTTTCTGGAAGGTGCTGGTTCTCGTCATCGCGCTCCACCTCCTCTACCTTACCGCCTTCTTCTTCCTTGCCGGGGCGATCGGCCGGAAAAACCCCTTCCAGCTCATCCGCAACCAGGTCACCGGCTACCTGACCGCCATCGGCACCCAGTCTTCGGCGGCCACCATCCCCGTCAACCTGACCTGCGCCGAAAAGAACGGCATATCCAAAGGCATCCGCGACTTCGTCGTGCCCCTGTGTGCCACGATTCACCTGTGCGGCAGCATCATCACCATCACCTCCTGTGTGGTCGCGGCCCTGATGATGAGCGGCACGACCTTCAGCTTCACGACCTTCTTCCCCTTCCTCCTGACGCTCGGCATCGCGATGGTTGCGGCTCCCGGCGCTCCCGGCGGCGCGATCATGGCGGCCCTGCCGTTCCTCGCCATGGTCGGCATTCCGCCGGAAGGCGCCGTCGCCAGCTTGCTGATCGCCCTGTACATCACGCAGGACAGCTTCGGCACGGCGGCGAACGTCTCCGGCGACAACGCCATTGCCGTCATTATCGACGCGCTGCACCAGAAGTTCGCGACAGCGGAAGGCGCCGCGCCGCAAACGGCCTGTTCCGGCGCCGCCGCTCCCAGCCAGGGAGATTAA
- a CDS encoding conserved hypothetical protein (Evidence 4 : Homologs of previously reported genes of unknown function) codes for MSELNGKKFVVFVEDLYNEHEFWYPRYRLLEAGASVVVAGTEAGKEYRSKIGLGAKSEAAFADLKTADFDGVIIPGGFAPDFMRRSEAARKFVKDMDAQGKLVAYICHAGWLPISAGVVKGRKVTSFMAIKDDMVNAGGDWQDAPVVVDRNMITSRKPDDLPAFMKAVIAFFK; via the coding sequence ATGAGCGAATTGAACGGCAAGAAATTTGTTGTGTTCGTGGAAGATCTGTACAACGAGCACGAGTTCTGGTACCCGCGCTACCGGCTGCTGGAAGCCGGCGCGAGCGTGGTCGTGGCCGGGACCGAGGCCGGGAAGGAATACCGCAGTAAAATCGGCCTGGGCGCCAAATCCGAGGCGGCTTTTGCCGATTTGAAGACGGCGGACTTCGACGGCGTGATCATTCCCGGCGGGTTCGCGCCGGACTTTATGCGCCGGTCCGAGGCCGCCAGAAAATTCGTGAAGGACATGGACGCACAGGGCAAACTCGTGGCCTATATCTGCCATGCGGGCTGGCTGCCCATTTCAGCGGGGGTGGTCAAAGGCCGGAAAGTGACGTCGTTCATGGCGATCAAGGACGACATGGTCAACGCGGGCGGCGACTGGCAGGACGCGCCCGTGGTGGTGGACCGCAACATGATAACCAGCCGCAAGCCCGACGACCTGCCCGCGTTCATGAAGGCCGTCATCGCCTTTTTCAAGTAA
- the mtnA gene encoding Methylthioribose-1-phosphate isomerase encodes MLRHGRRKIRGIHSMDTHIRYDAAAKQLLLLDQKALPLAEQTVACATSDEVAACIKDLTVRGAPAIGVAAAWGALLAAEEAARLPESKDWRDFVDAALARLENARPTAVNLAWAVSRMRRVMENASPGTAGDLAALWRAEAAAMQAEDVAANRAMGAYGAELFQDGDTVLTHCNAGALATAGFGTALGVIRAAIAQGKTISVIADETRPVLQGARLTAYELAKDGIPVKVACDNAAGLLMRKGLVDRVVVGADRIAANGDTANKIGTYSVAVLAKEHGVPFYVAAPFSTIDPATPDGDAIPIEERGTGEVACLGGARVMPEGVEAYNFAFDVTPARFITGIITEKGVLFPPYTESIARFARNSNREQEL; translated from the coding sequence GTGCTGCGGCACGGGCGAAGAAAAATAAGAGGCATTCACTCCATGGACACGCATATCCGGTACGACGCCGCCGCCAAACAACTCCTGCTTCTGGACCAGAAAGCTCTGCCCCTGGCGGAACAAACCGTGGCCTGCGCGACATCCGACGAGGTCGCGGCTTGCATCAAGGATCTGACCGTGCGCGGCGCTCCGGCCATCGGGGTCGCGGCGGCCTGGGGCGCGCTGCTGGCCGCCGAGGAAGCGGCGCGGTTGCCGGAGTCAAAAGACTGGCGGGATTTTGTGGATGCCGCCCTGGCCCGCCTGGAAAACGCGCGGCCAACGGCCGTGAACCTGGCCTGGGCTGTTTCCCGGATGCGGCGGGTGATGGAAAACGCTTCTCCCGGAACCGCCGGGGACCTTGCCGCGTTGTGGAGGGCGGAAGCCGCCGCCATGCAGGCGGAGGACGTCGCCGCCAACCGGGCCATGGGCGCGTACGGCGCGGAACTGTTCCAGGACGGCGATACCGTGTTGACCCACTGTAATGCCGGGGCGCTGGCGACAGCCGGGTTCGGCACGGCGCTCGGGGTGATACGGGCGGCCATTGCCCAGGGCAAGACAATATCGGTCATTGCGGATGAAACGCGGCCCGTCTTGCAGGGCGCGCGCCTGACGGCCTACGAACTTGCGAAAGACGGCATACCGGTAAAGGTCGCCTGCGACAACGCGGCGGGCCTTCTCATGCGCAAGGGCCTGGTGGACAGGGTTGTGGTGGGCGCGGACCGGATAGCCGCCAACGGCGATACGGCCAACAAGATCGGCACCTATTCCGTGGCCGTGCTGGCAAAGGAACACGGCGTGCCGTTTTACGTGGCCGCGCCGTTTTCCACCATCGATCCCGCAACGCCGGACGGCGACGCCATCCCGATTGAAGAGCGCGGCACCGGCGAAGTCGCCTGCCTCGGCGGGGCGCGGGTCATGCCTGAAGGCGTGGAAGCCTACAATTTTGCCTTCGATGTGACCCCGGCCCGATTTATAACGGGCATTATCACGGAAAAAGGGGTATTGTTCCCTCCGTATACTGAGAGCATCGCGCGCTTTGCGAGAAACTCCAACCGGGAGCAAGAATTATGA
- the purF gene encoding Amidophosphoribosyltransferase: MIKEECGLFGIENHRDAARLAYFGLYAQQHRGQESAGIVSWDGTHMHERKAMGLVHDVFTERDLTQTLAGDTAIGHVRYSTAGSSSTRNAQPLMVHHVDQMIALAHNGNLVNAASLRRRMEADGAIFQSDSDSEIFLHLIVRNMRMMTVEDSIIAACKVVKGAYSLLILVDGVLMAIRDPHGIRPLSLGRYGASHVLASETCAFDLMEAEYVRTLEPGEFVIIENGTLRSRTLEQPAPPSQCIFELVYFARPDSSIFGENVYMCRKAMGRILAEEAPVDADFVMPFPDSGIYCAVGYAQASGLPYEHALIRNHYVGRTFIQPTQDMRDFSVRVKINPVREMIEGKRIVIVDDSIVRGTTMRTRVKKLRELGAKEVHCRVSCPPVVHPCFYGVDFADPKELLAANHSLSDIRAMLDLDSLHFLSPEGLLRAVKEPGAYCTACFDGTYCVPPEDYLNSKCCGTGEEK, from the coding sequence GTGATCAAGGAAGAATGCGGGCTTTTCGGGATTGAAAACCACAGGGACGCGGCGCGGCTGGCCTATTTCGGGCTGTATGCCCAACAGCACCGGGGCCAGGAAAGCGCGGGCATCGTCAGTTGGGACGGGACGCACATGCACGAGCGCAAGGCCATGGGTCTTGTGCACGACGTGTTCACCGAACGCGATCTAACACAAACGCTCGCGGGGGACACGGCCATCGGGCACGTGCGGTATTCCACCGCCGGATCGTCTTCCACGCGCAACGCGCAACCGCTCATGGTGCACCATGTGGACCAGATGATCGCGCTGGCGCATAACGGCAATCTGGTCAACGCCGCCTCGCTCCGCCGCAGGATGGAGGCGGACGGCGCCATTTTCCAATCCGATTCGGACAGCGAGATTTTTTTGCACCTCATCGTGCGCAACATGCGCATGATGACCGTGGAAGATTCCATCATCGCCGCCTGCAAGGTGGTGAAAGGCGCGTACAGCCTGCTTATCCTGGTGGACGGCGTGCTCATGGCGATCCGCGACCCGCACGGCATCCGTCCCCTGTCGCTGGGCCGGTACGGCGCTTCCCACGTGCTGGCGTCGGAAACCTGCGCCTTTGACCTCATGGAGGCGGAATACGTCCGCACGCTGGAACCGGGCGAGTTCGTGATCATAGAGAACGGGACGCTCCGTTCCCGCACGCTGGAACAACCCGCGCCGCCGAGCCAGTGCATCTTTGAACTGGTTTACTTCGCCCGGCCGGACTCCAGCATTTTCGGCGAGAACGTCTATATGTGCCGCAAGGCCATGGGCCGGATACTGGCCGAAGAAGCGCCGGTGGACGCGGATTTCGTCATGCCGTTCCCGGATTCCGGCATTTACTGCGCGGTGGGGTACGCCCAGGCTTCCGGCCTGCCGTACGAGCACGCGCTGATCCGCAACCATTACGTGGGCAGGACCTTTATCCAGCCGACCCAGGACATGCGCGATTTTTCCGTGCGCGTGAAGATCAACCCGGTGCGGGAGATGATCGAGGGCAAACGCATCGTGATCGTGGACGACTCCATCGTGCGCGGCACCACCATGCGGACCAGGGTCAAAAAGTTGCGGGAATTGGGCGCGAAAGAGGTGCATTGCCGCGTTTCCTGCCCTCCCGTGGTGCACCCCTGTTTTTACGGGGTGGATTTCGCCGATCCCAAGGAACTGCTCGCCGCCAACCATTCCCTGTCCGATATCCGCGCCATGCTCGATCTCGACAGTCTCCACTTTCTGAGTCCCGAAGGGCTGCTCAGGGCCGTGAAGGAACCGGGCGCGTATTGCACGGCCTGCTTTGACGGCACGTATTGCGTGCCGCCGGAGGACTATCTGAACAGCAAGTGCTGCGGCACGGGCGAAGAAAAATAA
- the glmS gene encoding Glutamine--fructose-6-phosphate aminotransferase (isomerizing) yields the protein MCGIMGITGRGNAVPGVIAGLRALEYRGYDSVGMVWQKDGKLSIKRVVGRVDALEAAMPEGACGTTAIGHTRWATHGGVTEYNAHPHMDPAGTIAVVHNGIIDNYAELRAELEEQGAAFTSETDTEVVAHLIAREYQGDLVAAVEAVLPRIVGVYAFGIMAKDQPGLLVGARKGSPLTVGFGDGVQMLASDVVPFLTHTRQALYLDDGQIAVLTPDGYEIRQNGSVVTPVITTIEWSAEDASKEGYEHYMLKEIYEQPKALKTLIDARLSLPADGMPLITSPEGDIPDEALDKATRIVLLAHGTAYHAAMVGRLLIERVARIPCYPEYASDFRYRYPIIEPGTLYVVVTQSGETIDTLSALRLVKEFGHPTLAVVNVPSSTIAREATYVSPLMAGPEIGVASTKAFTSMIASLYLLALRFGMRRGALTVEEARRRAGDLLRVSARMHEVLLKADGIKDVALKYADKEHFMFLGRGTGWPLALEGALKLKEISYIHAEGMNSSEIKHGPLALVDKEMPVLFIALKGERYDRLVANINEVKAREGRIIAIISEDDKEIGQYADDVFRIHDDCGVMNAILCSAPLQLLAYHAAVARGADVDKPKNLAKSVTVE from the coding sequence ATGTGCGGCATAATGGGCATTACCGGGCGCGGCAACGCGGTTCCCGGTGTTATCGCGGGGCTGCGCGCCCTGGAATATCGCGGTTACGACTCTGTCGGCATGGTCTGGCAGAAAGACGGAAAACTCAGCATCAAACGCGTGGTCGGCAGGGTGGACGCCCTTGAAGCGGCCATGCCCGAAGGCGCTTGCGGCACCACGGCGATCGGCCATACCCGCTGGGCGACGCACGGCGGGGTCACGGAATACAACGCGCACCCGCATATGGACCCGGCCGGGACCATCGCGGTCGTGCACAACGGCATCATCGACAATTACGCGGAATTGCGCGCGGAACTGGAAGAACAGGGCGCTGCGTTCACGTCCGAAACGGACACGGAAGTGGTGGCCCACCTGATCGCCAGGGAGTACCAGGGCGACCTGGTGGCCGCCGTGGAAGCGGTGCTGCCGCGCATCGTCGGGGTGTATGCCTTCGGCATCATGGCCAAGGACCAGCCGGGTCTTCTGGTGGGCGCGCGCAAGGGCAGCCCGCTGACAGTCGGGTTCGGCGACGGCGTGCAGATGCTGGCTTCCGACGTCGTTCCCTTCCTCACCCATACCCGCCAGGCGCTATATCTTGACGACGGCCAGATCGCGGTGCTGACCCCGGACGGGTATGAAATCCGCCAGAACGGTTCCGTCGTGACGCCGGTCATCACCACCATCGAGTGGAGCGCGGAAGACGCCAGCAAGGAAGGGTATGAGCATTACATGCTCAAGGAGATCTACGAGCAGCCCAAGGCCCTGAAAACCCTGATCGACGCGCGCCTTTCCCTGCCCGCTGACGGCATGCCGCTGATAACCTCGCCGGAAGGGGATATCCCGGACGAGGCCCTGGACAAGGCCACGCGCATCGTGCTCCTGGCCCACGGCACCGCGTACCACGCGGCCATGGTCGGGCGGCTGCTTATCGAGCGCGTCGCCCGCATCCCGTGTTATCCGGAATACGCTTCGGATTTCCGCTACCGCTACCCCATCATAGAACCGGGCACGCTCTACGTCGTGGTCACCCAGTCAGGGGAAACGATCGACACGCTTTCCGCCCTGCGGCTGGTCAAGGAATTCGGCCACCCGACCCTGGCCGTCGTGAACGTTCCCTCATCCACCATCGCGCGGGAGGCGACCTACGTTTCCCCGCTCATGGCCGGGCCGGAAATCGGCGTGGCGTCCACCAAAGCCTTCACCAGCATGATCGCGTCCTTGTATCTCCTGGCGCTCCGCTTCGGCATGCGGCGCGGCGCCCTCACTGTCGAGGAAGCGCGCCGCCGCGCCGGGGATCTTCTCCGGGTCAGCGCGCGCATGCATGAAGTTCTGCTGAAAGCCGACGGCATCAAGGATGTGGCCCTGAAATACGCGGACAAGGAGCATTTCATGTTCCTCGGCCGGGGCACCGGCTGGCCCCTGGCTCTTGAAGGCGCTTTAAAGCTTAAGGAAATTTCTTACATCCACGCCGAAGGCATGAATTCCTCGGAGATCAAGCACGGCCCCCTGGCCCTGGTGGACAAGGAAATGCCCGTGCTGTTCATCGCCCTTAAAGGCGAGCGGTACGACCGCCTCGTCGCCAATATAAATGAAGTCAAAGCGCGCGAGGGCCGCATCATCGCGATCATCAGCGAGGACGACAAAGAAATCGGGCAGTACGCGGACGACGTGTTCCGCATCCACGACGATTGCGGGGTTATGAACGCCATCCTCTGCTCCGCGCCGCTCCAACTGCTCGCGTACCACGCTGCCGTGGCGCGCGGCGCGGATGTGGACAAGCCCAAAAACCTGGCGAAAAGCGTGACGGTTGAGTAG
- a CDS encoding Penicillin-binding, 1A family protein gives MTKNEETAGQNAKAPGSEHGAPVPVPPPAGKKRKRRFFLYALVSLVGLGALGMCATAAMIYWASRDLPPYTRIADYRLPVVTSVYARDNSVLGYLYDEKRFLTSLEDMPEHLRRAFVAAEDGEFYNHIGINPMAIGRAALNNIRSGKITGGGSTITQQIVKRLLVGGEKSYIRKIREAILAIQVEKYLSKNEILTIYLNEIYLGSGAHGVEAAARTYFAKHTKDLTLAEAAVLATLPQAPSTNNPYANPIATKGRQRYVLEQMLRHGWITQAEFDEAYAQPLVYAAMEDPSWKLGAWYLEEVRRELLQMFSEANVREKNIPIEMYGKDAVYMAGLHVYTAMDPVHQAAGEKSLRASLLETAKRQGWHGPIETVEADKVTAYLEKHPFDPAELDNAGWAKALVTEVKTDGAQVRLGAYSGFISVATMSWARTPNIKQAPDGVNMRDATKILNVGDVVWVSAVGAKGDANPVGAPFKEPDAKGKGGVPAYDPAAVKKDAPIPLCLEELPVAEGAFVSMETATGDVVALVGGYEYSQRNQYNRATQARRQPGSSFKPIVYSAALDHGFTAGSMLLDSPYVTAPDPTMKTWRPGNYDGTFMGPMILRTALAKSRNLCTVQIAQRMGMEPIVEHAKTMGVEGDIPPELAVSLGAHEVTPLNMVSVYSAFADGGKRSVPRLITRVTDTWGQDLVVMEPQKIQTLSEQNAFIMATLLKEVVNAGTAYKARALGIPLGGKTGTSNEERDTWFMGFSPHLVTGVYTGYDKVQSLGRLETGGRTALPAFIYYHRIIDHLYPPDDFVQPSGIVWASVDAKTGKLAGKNSDQSFYLPFMQGTAPSVRSDQSSVVESGEDLLRQIN, from the coding sequence ATGACGAAAAACGAAGAAACCGCCGGGCAGAACGCGAAAGCGCCCGGATCCGAACACGGCGCTCCGGTTCCGGTGCCGCCGCCCGCCGGGAAAAAACGCAAAAGGCGGTTTTTCCTGTATGCCCTGGTAAGCCTGGTCGGCCTCGGCGCGCTCGGCATGTGCGCGACCGCCGCCATGATTTACTGGGCCTCGCGCGACCTGCCGCCCTACACCCGGATTGCGGATTACCGCCTGCCCGTTGTCACCTCCGTTTACGCCCGCGACAATTCCGTCCTGGGGTATCTGTACGACGAGAAACGCTTCCTCACCAGCCTGGAAGATATGCCCGAGCACCTGCGCCGGGCCTTTGTGGCCGCGGAAGACGGGGAGTTCTACAACCATATCGGCATCAACCCCATGGCCATCGGCCGGGCGGCCTTAAACAACATCCGCTCGGGCAAGATCACGGGCGGGGGCAGCACGATCACCCAACAGATCGTGAAACGCCTGCTCGTCGGCGGCGAGAAAAGCTATATCCGTAAAATACGGGAGGCCATTCTCGCCATCCAGGTGGAGAAGTATCTCTCCAAGAACGAAATTTTGACAATCTACCTCAACGAAATTTATCTCGGCAGCGGCGCGCACGGCGTGGAAGCCGCCGCGAGAACGTATTTCGCCAAGCACACCAAGGATTTGACCCTGGCGGAAGCCGCGGTGCTCGCAACGCTCCCCCAGGCGCCGTCCACCAACAACCCGTACGCCAACCCCATCGCCACCAAGGGCCGCCAGCGTTACGTGCTCGAGCAGATGCTCCGCCACGGCTGGATAACCCAGGCCGAGTTCGACGAAGCGTACGCCCAGCCGCTGGTCTACGCCGCCATGGAAGATCCTTCCTGGAAGCTCGGCGCGTGGTATCTGGAAGAAGTGCGCCGCGAGCTGTTGCAGATGTTCTCCGAAGCCAATGTGCGGGAGAAGAACATCCCCATCGAAATGTACGGCAAGGACGCCGTGTACATGGCCGGGCTGCACGTCTACACGGCCATGGACCCCGTGCACCAGGCCGCCGGGGAGAAATCCCTGCGCGCGTCGCTTCTGGAAACCGCCAAGCGGCAGGGCTGGCACGGCCCCATAGAGACCGTCGAGGCCGACAAGGTGACGGCGTATCTGGAGAAGCATCCCTTTGACCCCGCCGAACTGGACAACGCGGGCTGGGCCAAGGCGCTCGTCACGGAAGTCAAGACGGACGGAGCCCAGGTGCGCCTGGGCGCGTATTCCGGGTTCATCAGCGTCGCCACCATGTCCTGGGCCAGAACGCCGAACATCAAGCAGGCGCCGGACGGCGTGAACATGCGCGACGCCACGAAAATCCTGAACGTGGGCGACGTGGTCTGGGTTTCGGCCGTGGGCGCGAAAGGCGACGCCAACCCGGTGGGCGCTCCGTTCAAGGAACCCGACGCCAAGGGCAAGGGCGGCGTTCCCGCGTACGACCCCGCCGCCGTGAAGAAGGATGCCCCCATCCCCCTCTGCCTTGAGGAACTCCCCGTTGCCGAAGGGGCCTTTGTCTCCATGGAAACGGCGACCGGCGACGTTGTGGCGCTGGTGGGCGGGTACGAATACTCCCAGAGAAACCAGTACAACCGCGCGACCCAGGCCCGGCGCCAGCCCGGCTCGAGCTTCAAGCCCATCGTGTATTCGGCCGCGCTGGATCACGGGTTCACGGCCGGCAGCATGCTGCTGGATTCCCCCTACGTGACCGCGCCGGACCCCACCATGAAAACCTGGCGGCCCGGCAACTACGACGGCACGTTCATGGGGCCGATGATCCTGCGCACGGCCCTTGCCAAGTCGCGCAACCTCTGCACGGTCCAGATCGCCCAGCGCATGGGCATGGAACCCATTGTGGAACATGCCAAAACCATGGGCGTGGAGGGCGACATCCCGCCGGAGCTGGCCGTCAGCCTCGGCGCGCACGAAGTGACGCCGCTCAACATGGTCAGCGTGTATTCGGCCTTTGCGGACGGCGGAAAGCGGTCCGTTCCCCGCCTCATTACCCGTGTGACGGATACCTGGGGCCAGGATCTCGTTGTGATGGAGCCGCAGAAAATTCAGACGTTAAGCGAGCAGAACGCCTTTATCATGGCGACGCTCCTGAAGGAAGTGGTCAACGCGGGCACGGCGTATAAAGCGCGCGCGCTCGGCATCCCCCTCGGCGGCAAGACGGGCACCTCCAACGAAGAGCGCGATACCTGGTTCATGGGGTTCTCGCCGCATCTCGTTACCGGCGTGTATACCGGCTACGACAAGGTGCAGTCCCTCGGCAGGCTGGAGACGGGCGGCAGAACGGCGCTCCCAGCGTTCATCTATTACCACAGGATCATCGACCACCTGTATCCGCCCGATGATTTCGTGCAGCCGTCCGGCATCGTCTGGGCCTCGGTTGACGCCAAAACGGGCAAGCTGGCCGGCAAGAATTCGGACCAGTCCTTCTACCTGCCTTTCATGCAGGGCACGGCGCCGAGCGTGCGGTCCGACCAGAGCAGCGTGGTGGAAAGCGGCGAGGATTTGTTGCGGCAGATCAATTAG
- a CDS encoding conserved hypothetical protein (Evidence 4 : Homologs of previously reported genes of unknown function), with the protein MCNDPFICARCAATGPTCCRTDPAGSDKCFPLSEAEKKRLAPHAASLNVPAAAEEENTPEFLRLMLLLFPDGQKRLAAAFPQGEKHWRLPLAKDGTCLFLQEDGCFLPRDARPWYCQLFPLWVRRNYFDRFQPESCLLTRESPRLQDVFATLGMTHEQAKTVYRSLCHDWGMEK; encoded by the coding sequence ATGTGTAACGATCCTTTCATCTGCGCGCGGTGCGCCGCGACGGGCCCCACCTGTTGCCGGACGGATCCCGCGGGCAGCGACAAGTGTTTCCCGCTCTCCGAGGCGGAGAAGAAGCGGCTCGCCCCGCACGCGGCGTCCCTGAACGTCCCCGCCGCCGCGGAGGAAGAAAACACCCCGGAATTTCTCCGGCTCATGCTGCTTCTTTTTCCCGACGGGCAGAAGCGGCTGGCCGCGGCCTTTCCCCAGGGGGAGAAACACTGGCGCCTGCCCCTGGCAAAAGACGGCACCTGCCTGTTTTTACAGGAAGATGGTTGCTTCTTGCCGAGGGATGCCCGGCCATGGTATTGCCAACTATTCCCGCTCTGGGTGCGGCGGAATTACTTCGACCGCTTTCAGCCCGAATCCTGCTTGCTGACGCGCGAATCGCCGCGCTTGCAGGATGTGTTCGCCACGCTGGGCATGACCCATGAGCAGGCTAAAACCGTATATCGTTCCTTGTGTCACGACTGGGGGATGGAGAAATAA